The following nucleotide sequence is from Glycine max cultivar Williams 82 chromosome 9, Glycine_max_v4.0, whole genome shotgun sequence.
CTATCAAAACACTATGCAGTAAGTGTCTTCCCCTTAAAAAAGCGGATTGTCTCTCATCAATGATGTCCGGTAACACCTTCTTCAACCGGTTTGCTAACAACTTGGCCACTATTTTATAGACACAGCCTATTAATGAGATAGGTCTGTAATCATTGAGCGATTGAGGATCTTTCAGCTTGGGGATTAGAGCTATAAAAGAGGTGTTACCACCCTTCGGGAAGATACCATTGACATAGAATTCATCCAAGAAGCAAATGATGTCGGGTCTTAGGGGAATTTGGCAGCTTCATATCAAGAAGTCAACCAATGCTACTATCAGAATCGTTCTCCCTACCACCTCTATCTCATTCAAGTACCAGAGAGGCATTATAAGCTTCTCTCTACCAAATCCTTCAACCCTAACCTCACTGTTTTGTTTTCCCAAACTgccaaagacaaaaacaacagaACCTAAAACTATTTCAACCATTCAGATTTGCAAAAAAACTAAACACAAGCTCCTGATTTGAATTTTTGGTTTCccctaatattattttcaaattgagGAACTTAAACCCTGGTTGATTGGCGCAAACATAAAACTAAATGCACAAAAGCCTGGTACCTCCAACGTAACAGTAAAACATGCAATGATTGTTAATATGTAAGTGAGGAAGATTGAAGTTAAAAATTGGATAATAAGAGTTCTAAATTGAAATTGAGAATGGTTTGAATGGAAAGAGTGGAATATGGTACCTATATCTGCGGAACTGCTGTCTGGAAGAGAGGTTGTGAGGGTCGAAGTAACTGGGAGTGGGAGAAGTGTCCATCACCATGTTGTCTTCCATTGGAGCTTAAACCCTCAAACTCACTCACTGGTTCTTCAGCAAGGGAAGAAGGTAATGGACTATGGTTGATGTGTTTGATTAAAACCCTTCTTCGTTTATGTTGTGCCTCACGGATTCAAGTCATGTCAACTTCACCctcttattaaaatattaatgcaGATAACCAACAGAAACATTCTTGCCCATATATCAAAGGTGTATGTGCATCACACTACCTCCTATCAAATGTAAAGTGTTGCTGCTGCTGATTGGGTTGGGCATGTCAACGTAAGAGACAAGCTTCCTTTGGCAACTAACTAAAAGACAAATTTGATTCCTGTGTTTGTCTCCACATAATGcattaatacatttttaagtAGGAACCATTGTTATTTTGTCTTAGGGCTTTTCTCTAACCAGAATTTAAGTTTCACCTTAATAATCTTAAGGTTTAtactgaataatttttttggtgattgGTTTATATTGAATAATAGTACACCCCTATCAATCAATTGCCTAATTAATCACCTTAGAACGAATAGTTAATCAGATAATTTCAAGTATTGAAACTGATAGCTTCAGTAATTGGTTGAATAGCTATTTGACatccaataaaaattaacaactcGAGTATGCTAGTATTCTAGTGCTgttccttttgtttttcggaGATTGATTCTCACAGTAAAACAGAAACatttataaatacttttttagtgAGTATCTGCTAATTACAAAGTTCTGACTCAGAATCATACAGCCTTTCATATATACTACATTAATAAGCAAAAAACCATTTGTGAGTCTAATTCTGCCACTAAAACACAAATTGGAAAAATTTGATAGTGACCAATTAACCAAGAAACTTGATGTCACAAAAACAGTACCCCACTTCAAAACTGCTCATAAAAACACACATCCATTGCTCTTTTGGCATGAAGATTCACATTGTATGCAATGTCCAACAAAATTCCATTAATAACTGCTTTATCAGCAATTCTAGCTCGCAATTTCATGTAATGACAGATAGGACTAATTGGTTTCAAGTGGTGCTCATATGGTGTCAAGCTTCAACATTTATTTATGCTACCAAAAGCCATATAATAACATCAAAACAATTGAAAAGGTATGGTACAGTGACAAATGAGCACTACCCTAGCCCGTATACTGTATGGGCACACTCCACAGATACATAGTAAAGGACAAAGGTATAGCTTGGATATCAACATTTCAGTGAAACCTCCAATGCCCTTGCTTGGCCTCAGGCAGCATATGGAAGCTTGCCAATCTCCTCTGGACACTCCACCATAACCAGTAGAAAAATAATGCCAAATATGAGCTTTTTTTTAGCTTAGGAAAATCTAGCCTGACAATAGTAGAATAATACCATACAAAAACACAaactaacaaaatataattaaaccctTTCTCCATTGTCTGATCTAAGCATTTCACCTTGTGCAACAAAGGTGCTACAAGGTACTAAAATCAGACAACAGAAAAGCATACCTTGATCCTTGTCACATTTGCTTAAACATATCAAAATGTTGATGCCATTCTTTTTCTGACATCAAGATTTCAGCCCTTGGAGTTGTTCTCCCACTTGCTTTTAATTTCTCATTAACAAGTAACGTGGAGAATTCACACCAAAAAGCTTTCACTTTAATGCAGAAGGAAAACCAATCAACTCTCAAGCatcacatgaaaaaaaaaaatcaatcaagacTAGAAAGTGCCAAatgaaaaatccaaaaaaaaaaaaaacaatatataagaTGAAgctcaaaactaaaaaaaactgcCATATGTAAAAtccaaaacgaaaaaaaaaggaCTTGGATTGGAAACGGGACACATTTAAAAGTCCAACCATTTCTGATAATATTGACAAGTCATAGGGGAGATAACACCATCAGGTGTACAAGAATGAATCCTAGGACAAACCCCACAAGGAATAGAAGCCATGGCACCAACACCACCAGCACCCTTCTTCACCAATCTATAACAAACTTCACCAACAGGAACAGACTCAAAATCCCCAAATCCAGTACTAGTCACCTCCTGAACCTTATTCTCCATAACCAAATTCTTCAAAATCTGCTCCACCTGCCCTTTACTAACTCCACCAGGGAACACATCACTCCCCACCTTCCTAATCCACCCGACGATCCCGTCGCACGTCGCGACTTTCCGTCGGCGGATGTTGCTCAAGCAAGCATCAGACAGAGCACCGATGAATTCGGTGTCGAATTTGCCGTCGGTGTACCACTCTCCGCCGCTGATCTCCTTGGAGGGTTCGAAGTCGGTCGCCATCAAAAGCTTCTTGGACTTGTTGTGGACGTTGACGACCTCCTTGATGAGGTTCTTGGTGATGAGCATCTTTAGGGTTTTCTTCAGCAGACTATCGGGAATGTGAATGTTTTTCTCTCGTTTGATGTCTCCTTGCCATATCCCCATCTCCTTCCTCTCGCGAATGATCGTGTACACGGCGCGCTCCTCGTTGTTCATTGACGATGACTGCGTCGATGCCAACAAGACTTGGCGCTTGCGCTTCCCTTGCAAAACGCTCATTGTTTGCCTTTTCCCCTTGCTGCGGAGGTGAGGATGAAGGGTAGAAAATtttcccatatatatatatatatatatatatatataaagatgtgCATTTTAACGTTGAGAATTCGGGTGCTCGAAATCCGAATTCTCAACGtggtttttccttcattttatttaaatttttaattttttttaaaaaaaattagaaatatatataaataatggaAATTagtaaaattggataaaattataatataattttttagttacaatataaatataaatatgttttagttaaaatttatgtgTCGTTGATGGTTTTATTTTGTTACGTACATtaattaacaaatgaaaaaattagttagtagtattaaaataaactaaaaaacacagaataaataatttgatacatctttcttatataatacacataaaattaattaattagtgcgGTGAGTAAGATGATAGACGAGAATAACAAAACAtactaaaaaatacaattgcAACGCAAATATGACAAAACTAATGATAGACTAAAAGATATTATGCAGGGGAGACATGTGTTCTTCCATTTGGGTTACtagtttgttaaaaataacttaaaatttctattggacaAAATCGTTTCCCAAAGTTGGATTTTATTAACACATTTAGCACGTCTTCGTCATTTTTTAACTCTGTTATTTcgtatttgattaattttttgaatacttAACATGACCTGATTGTTGAAAAAACAATCGTTTGACCACATGTGATAAGGGGAAACCCCTagaggtgcaacttgcttgattgtATCATTGAGTTTATCCATGCTACATCTCGAAGGAATGTCAAATCTTATTGGATTTGTTCTAGTGAAGGAGTAACCCAAAAACTCACTTTGGCGTGATATATTTCACTTCTCGTTGTAATACAAAATTGCATCATAAGTAGGAGTAATAGTTGATTGAAGCAGGTTGAGTATATCATTTGATGTTCTATTGatggtacataataattttgtaggaccaacacacgagtattgctcattgcacattaacattgtgtaaacatcatcatcatttttcaattgtagagattgaaaaaaaatattgttgacatGCATCTATGAATAAATGACTATCGGTACTAGATTTCATCCACTAATTGATCGTTGgttagctgaagggtattgttCATTATACTCTTGAGTGTCTCAAAAGAACAGTCATTAGGAACTTGCATTGGTGTTGGAGTTggactttgaaaataaacaccagtTTGATTGTGAGtgattgatccatttggaaaaatgaaggatAATCTCAAGTTAACAATGATCTGACTGTTTGTTTCTCCCAAGAATGTCATAGTATTAAGATTGAATTTGGTTTGTGAAGGTatgttgtgtgaaattgtgtggTTACATTGAGGGTGTTTggtgttatttatagttgtatgaACATTTTGCCCCGCTGATGTGTATTGGAATCTCATAAGGTTAGAATTGTGTTCTTTGCTAAAGTCTTCTTTGGAATCCAATGTTGATTTTTCCATGGTACCTGATGTAGCAgacgtccattataattttcagattaaaaaagagaatttgagtt
It contains:
- the LOC100789276 gene encoding probable DNA-directed RNA polymerase III subunit RPC6; its protein translation is MGKFSTLHPHLRSKGKRQTMSVLQGKRKRQVLLASTQSSSMNNEERAVYTIIRERKEMGIWQGDIKREKNIHIPDSLLKKTLKMLITKNLIKEVVNVHNKSKKLLMATDFEPSKEISGGEWYTDGKFDTEFIGALSDACLSNIRRRKVATCDGIVGWIRKVGSDVFPGGVSKGQVEQILKNLVMENKVQEVTSTGFGDFESVPVGEVCYRLVKKGAGGVGAMASIPCGVCPRIHSCTPDGVISPMTCQYYQKWLDF